The nucleotide window AGGTCAGCTGGTTGTCAGCAATCTCTTGGAGTTCACCCTTAGAAAGGCAGAGGATTTTGGACTCTACAGCTGCACCGTGAGGAACATTTCTGCTGACTTCAGCGTGCAAAATTCAAGTAAGACaagttgcaaaacattttgggCTTTTCCACTCTAAAAGATTTTTAGAGAATTAAacctggatttatttatttttttcatacagaCCTGTCctcatttgatttttaaattttttttctggataaattatattccttattattttagaaatgactCCAGTAGAAAAACCTCAGTCAGATATTTAAAGGGGAGGTATTAAGTAAAATTGACACTTTTGAACTTTAGATTACATTCTAATATTTTCCCTCATTATAAACGTACCTTTCATGCTTGCTTGAGAAATCCATGAATCTCCCATGACAACCAGTCTGCTGTGCCAAACACCTGGGTGGATCGAGTGCAGCCTTCAGGGCgtagctcctcctcctccacctcacagagcaccccTCCCCTCACGCCCtctttcagctccttcagaccaTCCAGCAGCAAGTAGCAAACACTTGGTGCATCATCTGCATGAGcttcttctcagtgaaatgctggaaAAAGTGTTCGAGTTTACAGGGGAGCGCTGTTGTGATGActtgctgaaggtggagtttcaaaCAGAGCAGGAGTTATTAAGGAGAccgaggcccaatttcaaggtgttaaatttgttttatgtcattgatagtattttttttgcctggaaaatacaaaacactgcCCCTTTAGTAATGTGTATGTTCAGCCCACACAGTCTTGTCCTGCAGAAACTCGCCTCTTGTGGAGGGGTAAGCCACTAAAGAATACAGCTAAATAAGCAGGTTTTGCTGTATCCAAACATATTAGtggaaaactgaaagaaaagaaaaggtatGGCAGAAAAAGGGCCGCACCCTAGATGGAGTTAAGATTATTGCAAAACAAAGTCTATAAAGGAGTTTTTGGGCAGATTCCCGAGGTATTGACTGCAGTGCGAGTCAATACTTCAGGAGGGACAGCTATCGGGAGTGTTCACAACGTGAACTACAACTGACACATTCCTTCTCACGCCACTCCTGGTCTAACGAGAAAATGGGCTGGACTGTTGCTAAGGGATCCAAACTCCTATTTTCAcgtcaaataaaattttgttttcatttgaaaaggtCTCAGAGTCGGGAGGAATAGTGAAGATAAGCAGAATCcagaatttgtttatttggtgtcATTTGTCCATCAGCTGATATTTGTCATTTACTGGTCTTAATAAATATACAATCTGATAATACAGCAGTTGTCATCTAgatataagtaaataaattgtcTTGTCTCATTATTATGTGCGTGTGTTCTCAGACAGTCCCAGCCACACAGCTGCAGTGATTGCAGCCatcttcctgctcctcctgctggGGATAGCAGCTGTGGTTTACTCCAGGTGCCACCTGAATTTCAAGCTCTGGTACAAGAACTCCTATGGAGACTATGAACTCAATGGTGAGACTTGTCGAATCGTTGTGAGGTTGTTCTCGTGTAGAAGGATCAGTCTtaacttctgctttttgtttgcatcCGCAGATGGAAAATTATACGACGCCTATATCACTTATGTCAACAATGATTATGACAGGAAGTTCATCAACTTTATCCTTAAACCTCATCTGGAGAATAAAAATGGGTACAAGGTGCACCTCAATGACAACGATATCCTGCCTAACACTGGTAACAAAAGATTAATTAGGACAAATGCCATCAAATTATTACTACTACTTGTTTTACGTAAACATGCTGCCTTTCAGAAACGCATAAATGTAGTATAACAATTATAAATCTGCCTTCTTTATTAAACAGAGCCTTCTGCAGAGCTCCTAATGAACATAAGCCGCTCGCGTCGCCTGATAGTGCTTCTCTCCAACGCTTATCTTGAGCAGGACTGGTGCACAAATAATTTCAGGTCAGTCTCAAACAACACAAATCTATTTTGCCATAAAGGAGCAATAAAAGTTATAGCAATTATGTAAATGTACCACTAGAGGTCAGTATTGAGTCTGAAGTGTtgagtctgtgtgttttttcagaCAGGGCCTCCTGCACTTGCTGGAGTTATGTCAGCAGCCCATCCTGATCACGTTGGAGGGTCAGTTCAAACGCATGAGTCCAGAGATAAAGCAGCTGCTCAGTGAGAACGAGCACCGCCTCACCTTACTCACCTGGAGGCACAACTCTGTGGTAAGATTTAAGAGAAGGCTTCTGCGTTTGGGATTATAAACCTCCATAAGAGCTGCAACGTCCACAAAGATATAGTTGTTTCTAAAGACAACAACTCATGAAGACTACCTTATTATtaagtcaaaaataattcagaaatataAGCATTATTACAACAAAACAAGCTACAAAGAagtgattattttgtttctggtaGCACTTGCAGTTTCAGAGATTAACTAAGTCTTTGCTTTGCATGGAGGTTCTTtaaatgtgttgctgttttatcaGACTGCATAGAAGTGGGGTGAGGTTTTGTCTGATGTAACTGTTGAGCTTTAGGTTTAAATGTTGCCTGATTGTGATTGGTTTCTTTAAGTTTGTCACGCCCACTTAAAAGCAGTGACAGGACCTCAGGCGAAACAATGCAGACTGTTGGAGAAATGATCAAACCAGTTCCAAATGCTTTCCTTTGTGTGCCTTATTTTGGAGGCTAAATCTTTCAATTTAATTAGAGCCTAGATGTAAAagtaaacacaattttaaagtGGAAACATATGCTGAAGGAAATTAAAGGAATCAGTTTGTTCTAACGTTGTTTTCTGGGTTGTTGAGCCCCAAAtctgcagctttatttatttaaaagcagcaacacaaagacggcagaaatcagtattttaaaaggattttttttctgtttgctacTTTATAAATTCTAATTGTAActtattttttgggggaaatttaTGGGATGGACAGATAAttgtaaagtaaaagaaaaaaatatgcatattttttccTAGTGTGACAtgcttttaatgtattttagaaGAAGTCCTCtctgcagttacagctgcaagtctttttgGGGATCCAcatccagaaataaaaaatttcactcattcttctttgcaagATGAAGTAGAATACCTGTGAACTGCACATTTCATGTCTTTGTACAGAATTTCCATTGGACTTAGGCCTGTAAATTGACTGGaactttctaaaatataaatatgttttgatatGAACATTCACCCATCCTCCTCCCCAACACCAgtcaaaaaaaagtattttctttcaaaatctttttttttttttttttttgcagaaagcTTACTAACTTTGATGttacaaacacagaaattttCCCATTGTGGGGCAATAAaggatgtttctgtttctatacTATCCTTAATAtgtgttgtatttgtttatttgtggaTATTCCTCTGTCAGACTCCTTCATCAGCATTCTGGAAGGAGCTAGCATTAGCAATGCCTCGCAGAGTCATTTTCCACAAGGATTGTGCTGGCGACCCCCAGACTATACTGCAGGATGATAAGGACCCCATGCTGACCCTTGACCCTGACTACTTGGACTGTCGCTCGGACACCAACCCTGCTGGAGATTTGGGTAAAACCAGTACTAGTGGCACATGTATATTTGATTGATTCACACACTTTCCCATCACTTATTTCTTGTTTCTCCTGGTAAAGATGTTTAAATCCATGTATTATTGAAACGACATGATCTATAAGTGCAATATGATCACTTTATTGCGTGTTTATAAATTGTAATGCTCCAGCCCTGTGGTGAGGATTTCTCTGAAAGTTTAGAGGTATGGGCATGGAGGTCTCACATTGGGTTTAAGCCGTTAAACCAAACCATCTGAGTTTGTTGCAGATTATATGTTGGTATGTTTTTAAGTAagtcagaaatgtaaaacaaacttCCCGTGTAGGTTTTTGTTAGATTATTGGAGCAGCCATAAGTTTCTGTGCAACAAAATTTTAGGTTATTTTGACTATGTGTTAATTATTCCTATGAAATTAAACcccaaaaatctttttaatgcaGGATGTACATCTGCACTTTGaacaatatttaaagaaatgtgtgaagAAATATGACAGATATTAGAAGTAGCTAAGAATTAAacagtattatttaaaaagttaagtcGACTGTGAGTGGGTTTGCTTTAAACTCAACATTCACTACTTGCTAACAAGACCCAGTTTGAAACCAGATGAGGCATGTGGATGCGTTTTCACATGGTTTCCACATTGTAATTTGTGATTTGCTGCAGGTCTTCGTTGTCCGATGCACAGGGCTCTGGCCTGTAAAGCTCCCATCCTTCCTGCTGCTCCAGTTGAGGAAGCTCAAGCAAGAGCCTCCGATATCGACGTCTCAGATCTGGGAACTCGCAGCTATGAAGCTCGTTCAGACTTCTACTGCCTGGTCACTGAGGACATTTAATTCCTGcttatatttaaaattcattaCTATGTATTTATGCTTCTTGcagccgttttttttttcttttgctatacattaatcaaaatgttaattatCATAGAttgaggtttttatgtttttcagttttgtgacATTGTAAAGATCAGAAACactaaaagaacattttggttgatttttgtaaatatttctttttcttttagtgcCTAAATGAGAAAGTAAAGATACAAAGACTTTGGTATTTAAATACTGTCATCATTTCAAATGAATGAGTCAAAgatttgtgaaacaaaacacagcacagaTCATCTTCAACAGAATTAAGGTACCTTTTTGTCATCGAAAGCGAATTACCTGCAGTggaaaaaacagattaaatatgGGTGCAGCacagaacatttcattttgttcctgTCCTAGCAGGCGCAAATATGTAAACAGGGTGTGGCCAGTGCTTGTTTCAACAAACTGCATTTATGAATAAGAAATTCTCACTTAACTTTTTCTCCCAGCGTGTCTTTTTATTAGTTGTTAAAGTTGGATGATACATGTGATGGTATAAAGCGCACAAAAGTACAAAACCCACATATTTGACACCAATTACACTGAacattaatctttaaaaatcctaTCTTGATGTTTATTCCCCCAAAATAGATTCTATAtacaaaatttaagtttttgtgtCTACCAAGAAACGAGTCTCAAAAGGTGCTCATATGCAACATTCATCTCACTTATAAACTTAAGTCCTCAACTTAAAATATACAAGCTGATTAcacattttatagattttcatttttagtgtAAGAAAGCATGCAAATCCATAAGCATGATCCCCAAAGATGAAAGATATTTACATCCATTTTTGTCTCTAATTtccattcaaataaaacaagattagaTGCCGACTTgtataaacaaaagaaatattcaatcttaatatctttttaaaattaaaagcactATTTACAAAGCTAACTTGTTAGAGTGCACAAGGTTCTCCCATCAACAGTGGTTTTTGCTTTTGagccattttgtttaaatgcatGTTGCTATGACTGGAATAAAATCTGAGTCTATACAAACAGTGTTTACACAAATTAGAGAGCAGGCAATATTTGTTCAATCATAATCCTGCTGCATCCGCCGTTCTCGTGCTGTTCTGATGGACCgttttgtaaaaatacacaGCAGTTTGTCTCATGGGCCAGATCCGGTATATCAGTGGTCAGAAAAAATTTCCTCTTTCTTATAACCTTCCTGtaacacaaagacagaaataacATTAGggacattttctaaatgtggaCAACAGAACAGtaatttattccaaaaataGACAAAGCACttgatttcttaattttgtccCGGACACTTGGCATACATTAAAATGGTTTGCTTTTGTTCATATGTTTTAAACACAGATCACAGtgctggaaattaaaaaaaaaaaagtaacaaatatgaacacatttttgttttgtttggactTGTTCATTAGGCAAGAGGCTGAAGGCCACACCTTATGGGAGTGTCAATCTGCGACCTGCAGAAGACAGTAAATCCACAGGGTACAGCCCAGGGCCAGGTCCTGCTCGACTGAGTGTTTGCATAAGCATGTGAATGTGTGACCTGCCTCAAGTTATATAGCTTTTGAGCATGTGCCATCCAACTAATGTGGAAGCAGCAGGGATGGAGCCACACAGATGGAAGAATAAGGGTGTGGCACTTTGACTTTTTGTTCCTGCCCTGGCTCAAGGACAGGAGACGTTTGGCAAAAAGCTGCTAAAATATGTTTACCAAATAACATGATGAAGTCATTTGAGATTATGGCAGAAAACATCTGCTTGGACTTGTTGAGTATGGagttaaaagataaattaagagtgaatataatttaaaaaaaagtgcaccTGATTCTTCATAATGACCAGAAGCAGCTCAGAAGTGATTTATGTATtagttgccttttttttttttggtaatgcTATAGTCTATTGCAACaattttttcataaaactaataaatttgTATCTTAAACACCTTCAACTTTTTAACAACTGAAACATTGTGCTGTGAAGGTTAGATCATTGCTTTCAAACATCCTTAGGTCATGGCAGCAACAAGTGATCACAAATAAGTCATCAGTCATACAGAACTTgaaaattttttgttatttttgaagtcTCTTACCCGTCTGAAAATCTTGTGCAGTTTCCTGTAATTATAAATGTTGCGAAGTACTATGGCTGCACTTCTGCTCACATCAGCCATAGCTggtctggaaaacattttatcaagtgTCAACAGATGGATTACATGAATGAAAGATGTTTACGCAGATGCAGTATTCTGTGTAAGCATCTAATTCAGATAGGATGAATTTAAACTGTATATGTAGGATAAGATAACACGTCACGTACTCTTTCACCGCCATTCTCTTCATGTTTACCAGTCTGGCCAAGCCAGAATTTT belongs to Gambusia affinis linkage group LG08, SWU_Gaff_1.0, whole genome shotgun sequence and includes:
- the sigirr gene encoding single Ig IL-1-related receptor — protein: MALLLAALLIVCGISNKAIVIGQTCVDESRFKEQVVYLGPSYVLQCPLQTLQPQSLRPSLWIWQKDCQPLQNQEGNAFLTFSSIRLEDQGNYTCTQQGNGTPSFTVRLVVKESQCVKAPDFKPNGDPTKLWRSVGSVVKLNCTALLYWDPSEEQCEATLQWSKDGLPLTNHTLYLHNTTSWSPDAGQLVVSNLLEFTLRKAEDFGLYSCTVRNISADFSVQNSNSPSHTAAVIAAIFLLLLLGIAAVVYSRCHLNFKLWYKNSYGDYELNDGKLYDAYITYVNNDYDRKFINFILKPHLENKNGYKVHLNDNDILPNTEPSAELLMNISRSRRLIVLLSNAYLEQDWCTNNFRQGLLHLLELCQQPILITLEGQFKRMSPEIKQLLSENEHRLTLLTWRHNSVTPSSAFWKELALAMPRRVIFHKDCAGDPQTILQDDKDPMLTLDPDYLDCRSDTNPAGDLGLRCPMHRALACKAPILPAAPVEEAQARASDIDVSDLGTRSYEARSDFYCLVTEDI